A stretch of Acropora muricata isolate sample 2 chromosome 7, ASM3666990v1, whole genome shotgun sequence DNA encodes these proteins:
- the LOC136923113 gene encoding protein eyes shut homolog isoform X5 encodes MPYGTRLAALGYQQAPTLQQLPQYRGLIPTTNGLLQNAGALRLPSYRMQLARLLPALALYRNQLQLPRNDGGNLATDVHVFKTPNRLKYNSIPLKPNLERQELLGNGLNLPALLQLNSADDSTINDLADDDLDELGGICSPNPCHNGGSCVNLGETYECVCRRGYKGRKCKERNPCLPNPCQNDGQCTVSGKGFECSCSIGWKGERCEEPNKCHSNPCQNGGACTELLFDFECTCPHGYHGKRCEDKKSTCSQNPCLNEGRCLETLSGNYECICKPGFSGPKCAGTRNRCLQNPCENAGTCIESLGGEGYECRCATGFKGINCEERSPCQSDTCQNGGTCFETESGFKCLCQVGYTGKTCSVRHSCQADLCRNGAKCIEHESGFKCICSPGYKGSFCDEVDHCRPNPCQHGGDCIETPNGFKCHCQARYKGTHCEDLNMCVPNPCKNGGQCLGFEGGFKCVCPIGYTGLSCDDKNPCDPNPCHNGGACQREGDNFKCSCRKGYTGEQCKMVDSCLSNPCQHGGTCRAEEGGFVCSCPANYVGTLCNEREPCHPNPCHNAGKCLSTSEGFVCRCSTGYRGETCTEEDECEPNPCQNGGKCLAHYFGGGFDCECPMGFRGISCQDKDPCRPNPCSHVGICTEIAGGFVCNCSLGFKGATCQEIDQCHPNPCLHNGYCREVVGGTGFACRCITGYKGARCEERDRCHPNPCLHDGMCMEVNDDLGYLCNCTVGYRGSHCEDLDPCRPNPCLNSGACLHTDDGFVCNCSIGFKGKHCQERDLCKPNPCQFGNKCHQTGIESYQCVKNLCNPSPCMHNGRCVEINDEDYTCACTPGYSGKNCDELDLCHPNPCMNSGTCSRTRFGGYRCSCTPGYKGINCSEFQDVANSDSRQKVPLFHSSTISNDLKAASPTSSLEVHDKLDRGACKPNPCQNGGVCFQRRGPFVCRCRKGFKGRRCEIMDYCSPNPCKNNGVCVVEEGKGYSCVCKPGFTGFHCQEDHCTPNPCLNRGLCVRDKARHYRCKCNNGYLGRNCGINSCQPNPCKNGGMCVTVHGKGYQCKCRDGYNGPHCENNPCSPNPCNNGGTCLVFYTVYLCKCPRAYRGTRCNMLIPEQALAPAPPPVTSANFLSEVGGVRKTTDHQKPNPCTSNPCLNSAVCLETIDDNFECFCRGDFSGPRCEDVGAYTYSSAPKFFPGKGEECQHCDRNAHCVGGHCICKHGFVGDGLDCWVETVRDKEWSCQQSPCKNGGTCKPGNSKCVCRLGYVGEYCESFCPPSIHLSFDKYTQNTLQDDSGNVNNALLANGAQIVPHGGKCGNSANLLGGDVLLDGAHFENVPREGITIATWIRLDTNKGIQSIFDTVGSHSRHRDGQYHFEIDNGKVRWFHRNENHDTIFSLLTRPVVREGIWTQLTATYNAQKQRARVFVNGDLSQEEKGSGLLSLDWGGKAGIGRHKHQFGNRLLRGMIDEFYIFPCELPRLEILVLLRHCRVYFKNTKKLTEESSQTRGSAPSMTQPNYGQRINQVNSIFPSRTAMGQVSNIAVPAQQKQMHPPASEDFVASNLKQILESLTSDSQAPSPVPVVDQPTQGYASQSHQFKPSLSYRPGPHLPANGLASRKPGSTTAVQSLPRPGQPAVIEQFHSSRQPDLAQPSFGKAPIQPINPIRQPIMFVPSLPQAPLRHDTPAAIQQGTTVKIQKVPWKQKTVGQFQPITASEKLQPVAGKVRGYGQIQRPIVWHIPLRNINKILQGGSINPFFSTTPLRISPLALLRQSGLLQIQNRTLGVVQRPSHLNLKPTLQAENVNVVQSIQSLNSKPIKQQQSQQKSLAFKMAMLGDSNPSLQTSPPRPLQLKVPASYQTPANVGRQLTPLRPSSVNYSPKPEISQNAQQRVFTPSVVGNPKAALPRIVLNGNLPGKVSPFRPHFMFGQQSWPWSLWKNQASPMSMTSSRLSSLRPQADGVNLWRNQPNSALAAKLSPRKPVAPKVLLYYYYYPRTVTKPLVKLTNLNRNKQIGSTWQKLRDQISSSAQNGKPRLMTFTANPTTKGQTDRKLLQVGQLQPNIDPYATSRLLAQTSQDRPSYRFVMGSPKVPLAPGIAVNWLGGNHRVQTPLQKNQLGQTGMQQLAISPMLAITPPNVAQKPIAVTDVNMQMPLLGDRRSELTKGLNNRPIYIQTVPYQLYNLLQQLPMFNPQSGTQLYLSKALSDIISSRFGKRKKKKRGATPGKI; translated from the exons AGAGGAACCCATGCTTGCCCAATCCATGTCAAAACGACGGTCAGTGCACGGTGTCGGGGAAGGGATTTGAATGTTCTTGCTCCATCGGGTGGAAAGGTGAAAGATGTGAAG AGCCCAACAAATGTCATTCTAATCCTTGTCAGAATGGAGGGGCGTGTACAGAGCTGTTGTTTGATTTTGAGTGTACTTGTCCGCATGGGTATCATGGGAAACGCTGTGAAG ATAAAAAATCCACTTGTTCTCAAAACCCCTGCCTCAATGAAGGAAGATGCTTGGAAACGTTATCTGGGAATTACGAGTGCATTTGCAAACCAGGCTTTTCAGGACCGAAATGCGCAG GAACCCGAAACAGGTGTTTACAAAACCCATGCGAGAATGCTGGAACGTGCATTGAGTCACTTGGCGGAGAAGGATACGAATGCCGTTGCGCGACTGGATTCAAAGGGATAAACTGTGAAG AGAGAAGTCCGTGTCAATCAGACACGTGTCAAAATGGCGGGACGTGTTTTGAGACTGAGAGTGGCTTCAAGTGTTTGTGTCAAGTGGGATATACTGGAAAAACCTGCTCAG TTCGTCACAGTTGTCAAGCAGACCTTTGTAGGAATGGCgcaaagtgtattgagcacgaGAGTGGATTCAAGTGTATTTGTTCCCCTGGATATAAGGGCTCGTTTTGTGATG AAGTGGACCACTGTCGACCTAATCCTTGCCAACACGGAGGAGACTGCATCGAGACGCCAAACGGATTCAAGTGCCATTGCCAGGCGCGGTATAAAGGAACTCATTGTGAAG ATCTAAACATGTGCGTTCCGAATCCATGCAAAAACGGAGGCCAGTGCCTGGGATTTGAAGGAGGTTTCAAATGTGTGTGTCCCATTGGATACACAGGTCTCAGCTGCGATG ACAAAAACCCTTGTGATCCTAATCCTTGTCACAATGGAGGTGCTTGCCAGAGGGAAGGAGATAATTTCAAATGTTCTTGTCGAAAAGGGTATACAGGAGAACAGTGCAAAA TGGTTGACAGCTGTCTATCAAATCCTTGTCAGCATGGAGGCACATGTAGGGCCGAAGAAGGAGGGTTTGTCTGCTCATGTCCTGCAAACTACGTGGGGACATTGTGTAACG AAAGAGAACCGTGTCATCCAAACCCGTGTCATAATGCAGGAAAGTGCCTTTCAACTTCAGAGGGATTTGTTTGCAGATGTTCAACTGGATATAGAGGAGAGACTTGTACAG AGGAAGATGAATGTGAACCAAACCCCTGTCAAAATGGAGGCAAATGCTTAGCTCACTACTTTGGAGGTGGCTTTGATTGCGAATGTCCAATGGGATTTCGAGGAATATCTTGCCAGG ATAAGGATCCGTGCAGGCCTAACCCTTGTAGCCACGTAGGAATTTGTACAGAGATTGCTGGAGGATTCGTGTGTAACTGCTCTCTAGGATTCAAAGGAGCGACCTGTCAAG AAATTGATCAATGTCATCCCAACCCCTGCCTGCATAATGGATATTGCCGTGAAGTGGTCGGAGGCACAGGATTTGCCTGCAGATGCATCACGGGATACAAAGGAGCGCGTTGCGAGG aAAGAGATAGGTGTCACCCAAATCCCTGCTTGCATGATGGGATGTGTATGGAAGTCAACGATGACCTGGGTTACCTGTGCAACTGTACGGTGGGTTATCGTGGTTCGCATTGTGAAG ATCTTGATCCTTGTCGCCCAAACCCTTGCCTCAACTCTGGTGCTTGTCTTCACACCGATGACGGATTTGTCTGCAACTGTTCTATCGGATTCAAAGGGAAACACTGTCAAG AGCGTGATCTTTGTAAACCCAATCCTTGTCAATTTGGTAACAAATGCCACCAGACAGGAATTGAGAGTTACCAATGCGTGAAGAATCTTTGTAATCCGAGTCCCTGCATGCACAACGGGCGCTGTGTCGAAATCAACGATGAAGACTACACATGCGCGTGCACACCTGGATATTCTGGCAAAAACTGTGATG AACTTGATTTATGCCATCCAAATCCCTGTATGAATAGTGGAACGTGCTCCAGAACAAGATTTGGAGGTTACAGATGCAGCTGCACACCAGGCTACAAAGGAATTAACTGCTCAG AATTTCAAGATGTTGCTAACTCGGATAGTCGACAGAAGGTGCCTTTGTTCCACAGCAGCACCATTTCTAACGACTTAAAAGCTGCGAGTCCAACAAGTTCCTTGGAAGTTCACGACAAATTAGACCGAG GGGCTTGTAAACCAAATCCCTGTCAAAATGGTGGTGTTTGCTTCCAGCGTCGTGGTCCGTTTGTCTGTAGGTGCAGAAAAGGCTTTAAGGGAAGACGCTGCGAGATCA TGGATTATTGCTCTCCAAATCCGTGCAAGAATAATGGCGTTTGTGTAGTCGAAGAAGGAAAGGGATACAGTTGTGTCTGCAAACCTGGATTCACAGGATTCCATTGTCAAG AGGATCATTGTACTCCTAATCCGTGTCTCAATCGAGGATTGTGTGTTCGTGACAAGGCAAGACACTACAGGTGTAAATGCAACAATGGCTATTTAGGGCGAAACTGCGGAA TTAATTCTTGTCAGCCCAATCCTTGTAAAAATGGTGGTATGTGTGTGACTGTTCATGGCAAAGGCTACCAGTGCAAGTGTCGCGACGGATACAATGGACCACACTGTGAAA ATAACCCATGCTCGCCAAACCCTTGTAACAATGGTGGAACGTGTTTGGTGTTCTACACTGTTTACTTGTGTAAATGTCCCAGAGCCTACAGAGGAACTAGATGCAATA TGCTAATACCTGAACAAGCCTTAGCCCCAGCGCCGCCTCCAGTTACATCTGCCAATTTTCTTTCTGAAGTCGGAGGGGTTCGAAAAACAACGGATCACCAAAAAC CAAATCCCTGCACGTCCAACCCTTGCCTCAATTCAGCTGTGTGCCTCGAGACAATTGACGATAACTTTGAATGCTTTTGCCGCGGTGACTTCTCTGGACCAAGATGTGAAG ATGTCGGAGCCTACACCTACTCATCAGCACCAAAGTTCTTCCCTGGCAAAGGAG AGGAGTGTCAACACTGTGATCGCAATGCTCATTGTGTGGGTGGACACTGCATCTGCAAGCACGGATTTGTTGGTGATGGCCTCGACTGTTGGG TTGAAACTGTCAGAGACAAGGAATGGTCTTGTCAGCAATCTCCATGCAAGAACGGTGGAACATGTAAACCAGGAAATTCAAAATGTGTTTGTCGTCTTGGATATGTGGGTGAATACTGTGAAT CCTTTTGCCCTCCGTCTATCCATCTGAGTTTTGACAAATACACCCAGAATACCTTGCAAGACGACTCCGGAAATGTAAACAACGCTCTGTTAGCAAATGGTGCTCAAATTGTGCCACATGGCGGGAAATGTGGAAACTCTGCCAATTTATTAG GTGGAGACGTCTTACTTGACGGAGCTCACTTCGAAAACGTTCCAAGAGAAGGTATTACCATAGCAACATGGATTAGACTAGACACCAACAAAGGTATTCAGTCAATTTTCGACACAGTGGGAAGTCACTCAAGGCATAGAGATGGACAATATCACTTTGAAATTGATAATGGCAAAGTGCGCTGGTTTCACAGAAATGAGAACCATGACACTATCTTCAGTCTTCTCACGCGCCCTGTAGTCAGAGAGGGAATCTGGACCCAGCTTACTGCCACATACAATGCTCAAAAGCAACGTGCAAGA GTTTTTGTCAACGGAGATTTAAGTCAGGAGGAGAAAGGAAGTGGATTATTGTCCCTTGACTGGGGAGGTAAAGCTGGTATAGGGCGTCACAAGCACCAGTTTGGAAATCGTTTGCTGCGAGGGATGATCGACGAGTTCTACATATTTCCTTGCGAACTTCCTCGCTTGGAAATTCTTGTGTTATTGAGACACTGTCGTGTCTATTTCA AAAATACGAAGAAATTGACAGAGGAGTCATCACAGACAAGAGGCTCTGCCCCATCCATGACTCAGCCTAACTATGGGCAAAGAATTAATCAAGTAAACAGTATATTTCCGTCCCGCACCGCTATGGGTCAAGTCAGTAACATTGCCGTTCCAGCGCAACAGAAGCAAATGCACCCACCTGCTTCTGAAGACTTTGTTGCCAGCAATTTGAAGCAAATACTTGAAAGCTTGACTAGCGATAGCCAAGCCCCGTCTCCCGTACCAGTGGTGGATCAACCGACTCAGGGGTATGCATCACAATCGCATCAATTCAAACCGTCTTTATCCTACAGACCTGGCCCACACCTACCAGCTAATGGATTGGCCAGTCGCAAACCTGGGTCAACCACAGCTGTTCAATCACTGCCAAGGCCTGGACAACCAGCGGTTATCGAACAATTCCATTCCAGTCGTCAACCTGATTTAGCTCAGCCATCTTTTGGTAAGGCTCCTATTCAGCCAATCAATCCAATTCGCCAACCCATTATGTTTGTTCCTTCTCTGCCTCAAGCCCCGCTTCGGCATGATACTCCAGCCGCTATTCAACAGGGGACCACTGTGAAAATTCAGAAAGTCCCCTGGAAACAGAAAACAGTTGGgcaatttcaaccaatcacagcatcGGAAAAACTCCAACCAGTAGCTGGAAAAGTGAGAGGCTATGGACAGATTCAACGTCCAATTGTTTGGCATATACCGTTGAGGAatataaacaaaatactccaaggaGGCTCCATCAATCCATTTTTCTCTACAACGCCGCTGCGCATATCACCCTTGGCTCTTCTGAGGCAAAGTGGTCTTCTTCAAATACAAAACAGAACTCTCGGTGTGGTCCAAAGACCTTCTCATTTAAACCTTAAGCCGACCTTGCAAGCAGAGAACGTCAACGTTGTTCAATCCATCCAGTCGCTGAATAGCAAAcctataaaacaacaacaaagccaACAGAAGTCGCTAGCATTTAAGATGGCGATGCTTGGAGATTCCAACCCATCACTACAAACAAGCCCTCCAAGACCTCTACAGTTGAAAGTGCCGGCATCTTATCAAACACCAGCAAATGTGGGAAGGCAACTGACCCCTCTGCGACCATCTAGCGTTAACTATTCCCCAAAGCCCGAAATTTCTCAGAATGCTCAACAACGAGTTTTCACGCCTTCAGTTGTTGGAAATCCTAAAGCTGCTCTTCCACGGATTGTGCTAAACGGAAACTTACCTGGAAAGGTTTCTCCATTTAGGCCGCATTTTATGTTTGGCCAACAATCTTGGCCGTGGTCTCTTTGGAAAAATCAAGCGTCTCCAATGTCAATGACCTCAAGTCGTCTTAGTTCTTTGCGTCCGCAGGCCGATGGAGTAAACCTGTGGCGAAATCAACCAAACTCTGCTTTGGCAGCGAAGCTCTCTCCGAGAAAGCCAGTGGCACCCAAGGTATTACTATACTACTATTATTATCCCAGAACAGTTACCAAACCACTTGTGAAATTAACCAACTTGAACCGAAATAAACAGATAGGAAGCACTTGGCAGAAATTGAGGGATCAGATTTCCTCTTCTGCTCAAAATGGAAAACCACGACTAATGACATTTACTGCAAACCCGACCACAAAAGGTCAAACCGATAGAAAACTCTTACAAGTTGGACAATTACAACCAAATATCGACCCTTATGCAACATCCAGACTGCTTGCTCAGACTTCACAAGACAGACCCTCTTACAGATTTGTCATGGGTTCACCAAAGGTGCCCTTGGCACCAGGAATAGCTGTCAATTGGCTTGGCGGAAATCATCGAGTTCAAACACCGTTACAGAAAAATCAGCTGGGACAGACTGGTATGCAACAACTTGCTATCTCACCAATGTTAGCAATAACACCACCTAACGTTGCACAAAAACCCATCGCCGTGACAGACGTTAACATGCAAATGCCACTTTTAGGAGACAGGAGGTCAGAGTTAACCAAAGGTCTTAATAACCGACCAATATACATACAGACAGTACCGTATCAACTTTATAACTTACTTCAACAACTACCGATGTTTAACCCCCAGTCGGGAACTCAGCTGTATCTTTCAAAAGCACTGAGTGACATAATCAGTTCAAGGTTCGGTAAACGAAAGAAGAAGAAACGAGGGGCGACCCCAGGTAAAATCTAA